GAATGGATGGTGGTGATACGACACCCCGAACGGTGACCTGTACAACTCTTTCATAAATAGAGATAGAAAAAGGTCAAACAAAGGGACACATATGGCCTTATACGATGTTGTCCGGTTGGATAAACAATGGGATACCTCGATTTAGTCCAACACCCTTTGATTTAACTATATTATTTCGTAACTCTACTATATTAATAGTTAATAGGATCGATCAATCATCTCAGTGAAATTAGATGATATTAGAGTGAACTTAGTGTTAGACAAGGGCAATGATATCTCTGATACATTATGAAATGAAGATGATATGTTTCTTACTATTAACTTGAGTTGAAGTATTTTAGGCTAATGATATAAAGTTATCGCCAATTAATACTAGTTATGGTCATAAGCGAATAAACATGAAAggaaaatattatcttttaaagTATCCAAACAAAAGTAACCTATGACATCTCAATTTTTAATCCCATATTGATGGTGTAATAAGAATGAAGTCGGTTTATAGGATTTGATAAGttcattattattaatataagCTTATGTCAAATGGATTAATCATCTCATGGAATCAATGTTATAGAAATTCTACAAGCATTAACAAAGACAATATGTCTAATTTCTAGTAACTATAGTTTTTTGTCCGGAGATTTAAAAGTTATTATGCTAATGAATTAGTTATCCCTTGATTGACATCCTATGATGTGTCTGTGAAATCTTATTAGCTCCAGTTTAGTAGCAGGCATAAAATTTAAAGTTTGTTGGCAGTCATGTTCATGAGCATGTGTATGAGTTGAGCTTTGGGTCAATGAAAAGCATGCCTCACATTTTGTTTTGAAGGAAGATGTAGGCCTCTTCAATGACAATTTGGGTTTTTGTAATGCATCCTTGTCAACTTCGACATTGACATGACTTGACATGTAACCATTCATTTAACATTCCATGAATCCTTCGGTCTTAAGTCTTCACCTACTTTTTGATTGTATCTCAAGTCAAATACAAAGAATACAAGAATTATCCATATAAAAGGTAAAACCTGATCACTCTGATCACAAAATAATTATCCCATCCTTGTCAGCctagtttatttttttattttaatattttgagaAACCAATTACATGTTCtcaaaattttcagaaaaaagattgttatttatttaaaaactcaatcttttttttcctttttccaatACTATTTTTTTCCCTAATTTTTAGTTGATATTCCCAGGTGTTTAACAGGTGACTAGTAAGTCTACGCGAATGAGATTTGCTGGGTAAGGATGCATGGAGAATCTAACAATAGATTCGGAGTTCATCATGTCCGCCATCGGATGAAGcagctgtctctctctctctcttttgcacACCTTGAAACATATGCAGCAGCAACCAACTTCCAACTGCACTCCTTTATCGCCCCATTAATGGAGTCATCCAATACGGCCACCCCAGTGGAGCTCACTTCTCTGTCTCCATCCCCCTTGGATGTCTCTGTCTCTGCCCTTCTTTCACCTCCTCCAGGAGCAATGCAGCCGTTCCATTGTAGCTCAGACCATGGTTGCCACCTTTGGTTCCGTGAAAGGGACTCTGACTCGGGGAGAATGAATCTCCTCGCCTTCACCGCTTCTGATGCCGAGCACTTGTACCTGTCCCTCGTACGCCCATCACCATCAACCTCAGCATTTATAGGAAGCTGCGGGATGGCAGCAGCTGTAGCCGAGGCGGTCGGGTTGCAATGGAGATAGAAGCACCGGCCTCCTCCTCGGAGCTGCACGTCGCGTCGGCGGCGGCCTACTTGGTGTGGGAGGACCTCACGGCCGTGCTGCCAAACTACGGCGGTGGTCGACAGCCTAAGAAGTTGATAGACGGCCTAAGCGGGTACGCGGTGCCTGGCCGGATCATGGCCATCATGGGGCCGTCCGGCTCCGGCAAGTCCACTCTTCTCGACTCTTTGGCAGGTCTTCTCCTCCTACTCGTATTGTAGCAAGTAATGCTTCTTTAGTTTTGTTGCTTATAAGAGCTGCTGTTCTTCTGTGACTGCAATTTTCAATAGGGAGGCTTGGAAGGAATGTTGTTTTGACCGGAAGGGTGCTTCTCAATGGAAAGAAGAGAAGGTTGGACTACGGTGTGGTGGTACGTTGCTTCCCGTATACTCTTTGGTTCACTTGTATGTCTCAGACATGCTGCTCTGACATCCCTGACTGGAATTCTTATTGTTGGGAGAATGATACATGATAAGGATTAGAGAGGATTAAGGATGAAATTGTTCGATTTGAAGAAGATAATTCAGATTAATCAGAGCGTAGCACAAAGTGGATATTAAACTTACTAGGATGATAAGGAAAGCAAAACTTTTGTTCTAAATTCAAGATTAGTCTATGCAGGAACCATGACTCAGGGAGAGCTTCCAAGACTACAGCAGTAAATAAATGAAAGGGGGGCAAGATAATTTACTTCTTTGCTAATTCAGATTAACAGGGTTCATTacaacttcaaaattttacacTTGAACCTTCTGGCTTTAGTGCTCTAGTTGCATAGGCATTGATCGGATGTTCTGTTCTACAGTTTTTTCTTCATAGGAAATGGAAAAACTCAAACATTCTTACCAGTTTGATATGTTTTAGGGGAAAAAAACACATACAGCCGATATATTTGCTGGTTAAGCTTAAATGTTTGATCTTCAATTTTAATTTAACATGATCATGTTTAGGCTCCATCCTTGAATATTTTTATTTCGCTGCTAAAACCTCATTCTCTTTATATTCCTGATATTGCTTCTCTTTTGGGTAATTATCATCTCAAAATCCTTCCACTCTGATAACTAAAGGAATTCTGCTGCTTTTCTTGATGTTGCTAAAATTCTTCCCAAGAATATTGCCTTCTCACAATACTTCTTCTATGATAAGTAAAGATTCTTATGCTTGGTCGTATCCAATTCTCTCATAATTCTGTTGATTACCACAGGCATACGTGAGACAAGAAAATGTGTTTCTTGGAACCCTCACTGTCAGAGAAACCATTACCTATTCAGCTCATCTGAGGCTCCCGGCCACCATGAGCAAGAAGGAGGTGGCAAGTGTAGTCGAAGGGACGATAGAAGAGATGGGCTTGCACGACTGTGCCGACCGTGCGATAGGAAATTGGCATTTAAGAGGGATAAGCGGTGGAGAGAAGAAGAGGCTAAGCATTGCACTTGAGATACTAACGCGTCCTCGTCTTCTGTTCCTCGATGAACCAACGAGTGGACTTGACAGTGCCTCAGCTTTCTTTGTGATCCAGACACTCAAGCAGATTGCACTCGACGGCAATAAGACCATCATCTCCTCCATCCACCAGCCTAGCAGTGAAGTTTTTGCTCTCATTGATGACCTCTGCCTACTGTCAGGAGGAGAGGCTGTCTATACTGGAGATGCTAAGCTGGCCACCAAGGTAGGTCAATCTCTCTTTATAATAACTCTTATTGTTTTCCCTTGCTGAATGCCTGGATATGGTATTGTAGTTCTTTGCAGAAGTTGGATTTCCGTGTCCCAGCAGAAGAAATCCTTCCGATCACTTCCTTAGATGTATAAATTCTGATTTTGATCATGTTAATGCCACAATGAAAGGCTCAATGAAATTACATGAGGTACGCCTACCAATTCAGTAGTGCAAGATTCCTTTTCATTCTCCGAAGAATCCAGCATAACTTCTGGTGTTTTCATCTTTTTTGTTCATTAAGGAGGCAGAATCATCTATAGATCCTTTGTCAAAGTTAGGCACCTCAGAGATCAAAGCTATTCTTATCCAAAGATACAAGAGCTCAGAGTATGCCATGGCAACCAAAAGGCAAATACAAGACATATCCAAGATAGTAATCATCTTCCTTGAAACTTATACGAATTTTATTCTTTGGTGGTCGCATGTAAACTGTCTCATTGACATCATGGAAGCACTAAGCTGATAGCCGCACAAAATTTTCGAGTATTTGAAGTTGATTGATAGAATGCCATATCTGTATTAATTATGTATGATGGAATTTGCAGTCCTTGTTTCATCTTTTTGGGCTTTGATAGTGGCCAAGACCTAACttcttaaaattttcattttattgAAGGAAGGGCTTATATTTGAATCAGAAAAAGGGAGCCAAGCTTCTTGGTGGAAGCAGCTCAGAACTCTCACAAAGAGGTCTTTTGCAAACATGTCGAGAGACATCGGATATTACTGGTTAAGGATCATAATTTACATGGTTGTATCTGTGTGCGTCGGCAccatttactttgatgttggcacAAGCTACACTGCCATACTGGCGAGAGCTTCTTGCGGCGGTTTCGTCTCAGGCTTCATGACATTCATGTCCATCGGAGGATTTCCCTCCTTTATCGAAGAGATGAAGGTCTTTACATGTGAAAGACAAAATGGCCACTACGGAGTCGCAGCATACATCCTCTCTAACTTCCTCTCCTCATCACCATTCTTGGTTGCAATTGCCTTCGCTAGTGGATCAATAACCTACTTCATGGTGAAGTTTAGAAATGGTTTCTCGCACTTTGCCTACTTCACTATAAGTCTTTACGCCAGCATTGCGGTGATAGAGAGCCTGATGATGATTGTCGCATCACTTGTGCCTAATTTCTTGATGGGCATCATAACTGGAGCTGGCATCATTGTACGTGCATATTTTTTCAGTATTTGAAGAAGGATCAAAGTGACAAATGTGTGACTTTTTATAATGTATTTTCAATTTCAGGGAATTATGATGATGACGGCAGGGTTCTTTCGCTTGCTACCAGATCTTCCGAAGCCTGTTTGGCGATATCCAGTTTCCTTGATCAGCTATGGTTCATGGGCATTGCAGGTAACTGCACATCTGTATAACTTTCTTCTATCCAAAAGTAAATTCCTTTACATTTGACGGGATAAAGTGCTTAGCTGTTAGAATTTTAAGAGGGTTAAAAATGGAGTTTTGTGTTAAGGTACACTAAAAGCTTTCGAGGAAGACGTCATCACTTAATATTTCAATTCCAAACAAACCTTTTCTCTTTGGATATAATGATCTTTAGATTCATATAAGTATCTACTTCCATTATGAAGAGAGAAGTACTTAACTATAAGTTCTTTAATCTTTTAGTTGTTGTCCTTCTTGGATGGAATCCTTCTCCCCCAATAGAGATAAGGGTTAATCCGTCATTTGAATGATATCCCCTGTACGGTCTGTGAGCTAGAACTGGAAACCTATGTCATACTTGTCGAGGTCTTCAATCATAGGTTTTTGACCCTATTACTGTAAGCATACTAGAGATGTTTCATCCTCATTGTTCATAAACCGATTATATATGCATACAAGAGCTGTTATATCCTCATTGTTCATTGAACATTGTTTGCAACTTCTTTTCCTGGAAGCTTGTAACCATGCATAGTCGATAGGCTTTCTGCTTCTCAGGGAGAAGATCTCTGCAATCTAAGAATGGCATCTTTATAGGGCTCTTAGAAGCTGAACTTTTGTGATGTTTCTCTCttccaaaacatgcttattagaaTGCTGAAGATAATGGTTTTGTGTAGCAAAAAGAAGTGCATATCAGTTCCACAAAGTTATTGCCTTCAGTGCATAGAAATTGGTTCTTGACCATGTTCTGGATGTCGGCCAAAACAATTCTATACTGCTAACAGAAATATTTAGAAGACATCAAGATTGGTTCTTTCACCTATACATATGTTCATACTTCATATGTTCTTAGTAAAGGAACAATAACAAAACAGATATGacattgaccatctctatttgatCCACACGAGTAGCATTCATGCAAGTTTTATATGCCCATATGGGCAAGCCTCCCGGTTGTAGTTAGTTTATTTATCATAAGTTTCAACTAATGGTACGTTGATCTGATTAATGATTACCTTTTAATATCAATTATCATGGACATGGTTTGCGTTCGGTAATCATTAAATGTATTTTCATGAGCTTCTTTTTTTTTAGGGAAACTACAAGAATGATTTGATAGGGCTCAAGTTCGACCCGTTGATCCCCGGAGATCCCAAACTAAGCGGGGAGTATATTATCGAAAACATCTTCGGGATCAGCTTAAACCGATCGAAGTGGATAGATCTAATGGCCATCTTCGTCTTGCTCATATCGTACCGGATTACCTTCTTTCTTATCTTGAAGCTTAGAGAGAAGATATCGTCGGTGTTCCGAATGATCTACCTGAGAGCAACTCTGAAACAGACCATGAAGCCTAAGAGGAGGACGATGTCCTTCTCGTCGAGGCACTCAACAGAGCATCCCATGGCTTTGGGAGAAGGACTTAGCTCCCCACTTCCATGACATCAACTGCTAGTAGATACTGAAACTGTTAAAGCTGGTGCAGAGCTTGCTATCTATTGTAATAATGCAAGGAGCTTTGCTGTAGGACTTACTCTCTCAAGTCTTCCTGCTTTGCTTCTTGTTAGGTTGATGGATGCATATTGCTTCATCCATTTACACTATTAAGCATGAATTACAATTGCAAAGTGGGGAGTGGTACACAGGAAAATTAAGCCATGATCTCTGCACGTGAttgagtcatatatatatatatatatatatatatatatatatatacacatatatatatatacacatatatatatatatacacatatatatatatatacacatatatatatatacacatattaagCAGGTTTTAGTTGATCCAAATATAATCCTACATAtttgcaataatgataaaaaaaagtatGACAGATCATTGTGGATTCAtcccataatttttttttgaccCATTTACTACAGATTGaatctttaaaattttatcccataattaaaaaaaaaacatcaattaATTTAACTGATAAAAACATTGACCCTCGACAGCAGCAGAGCCCTACGAGAAAATCTCATCTCATCTTCACCGGTCGTAATCAAAATCTCTCATCTTTTGTATTTTACAATAATTAAGCATGTAAAGATTGGATTAAcaccataatttaaaaattaaggcCTCATGCTCTGCATGTTTTTTCAATTTCCacctaaatttattttttcttttaattttttaaatgaatatttttcttgAGGGTTGTCGATCAAAAGAATAAGATGTCAATTATCTTAGTTAATAAAGACCTTAACAATTTATCGCAAGATCCTTGTCTCGAATCCCATCTTCATCGTTTACCATTTGCAAAaaagttaaaaatatatatatttaaaatgaagaaagaaaaatcaTTTAACTAATGAATTTGTTTAACTCCCCAATTGATTTCAAAGGTTCTACTATATACTTTCCATATTAATAAAGaatattgagaaaaaaaattgttAAGCATCTTTTAAACTtgcaaagaagaaagaagaaaatatttaatCAATGGATTCTATTAAGCTTGTAGACTATATTAAGCAGCAATCACCCTGAAGGCAACATGAAGCACTACctaggggaaaaaaaaaacaaatatgttGATCCTACTGTCACTCCACTGATCCAGAGATAACCATAATGCAATACATCAGTGAATGTTCAACATTTTAGTATGTGTTAATCCACAAAAATAATCTTGTATCAGTTGTCAGCAACAGCAGCAGTTCATACTTGCAGCTAAAAATTTCAATTTTAAGAGTTGACACAGAAAAATAACTTTGTCCAAGTGGACCTTTTGTGGTATCAAGTTTTAAGCACAGATAGATGCAGGTTTGCATGCTAGAAAGAGAATCCACAAAGAACAGGACTCTTAATAAGTCTAGATTTTAATGCCtcttttctggaaaaatcatgATGATTATTTGCAACTACTAAGAGCAATGGCTTTTAAAATCAAGAAAGTTGAAATTGTAGCAAAGCTACTTCAATACAAGATGGTTTGCTGAAATAAATTAGATCAAGCAAAACAAGATGGGACTTCATTCCTAAAATTATTCCTAATATGCTCAAGATCATAAAGCTTGCACACCATTGAAAACTGGACATGGTTGCTGAGTAGCCCCCTTCAGAACCCTAGGACAATTTCTTCAGTCATGCTATAACAGCTCCTACTCTAGCTTGAGGCAAAATTTTGAATGTATTGGACACTCTACTTTGCACCTTGAAGGGGCTATGAGCTGAAAGAAACACATTTCCAAATTCCAGAAGATGTCAATTTGTATCCAGCATAcaatagaaatttcaaagacagTGTAAGAGGAGTTATAAGCCAAAAGAAACAACATTTCCAACTAGTGTCAGCTTGGTAGTAAGATCCAGCATAGATAAGT
Above is a genomic segment from Musa acuminata AAA Group cultivar baxijiao chromosome BXJ3-4, Cavendish_Baxijiao_AAA, whole genome shotgun sequence containing:
- the LOC135636940 gene encoding ABC transporter G family member 12-like; amino-acid sequence: MEIEAPASSSELHVASAAAYLVWEDLTAVLPNYGGGRQPKKLIDGLSGYAVPGRIMAIMGPSGSGKSTLLDSLAGRLGRNVVLTGRVLLNGKKRRLDYGVVAYVRQENVFLGTLTVRETITYSAHLRLPATMSKKEVASVVEGTIEEMGLHDCADRAIGNWHLRGISGGEKKRLSIALEILTRPRLLFLDEPTSGLDSASAFFVIQTLKQIALDGNKTIISSIHQPSSEVFALIDDLCLLSGGEAVYTGDAKLATKFFAEVGFPCPSRRNPSDHFLRCINSDFDHVNATMKGSMKLHEEAESSIDPLSKLGTSEIKAILIQRYKSSEYAMATKRQIQDISKIEGLIFESEKGSQASWWKQLRTLTKRSFANMSRDIGYYWLRIIIYMVVSVCVGTIYFDVGTSYTAILARASCGGFVSGFMTFMSIGGFPSFIEEMKVFTCERQNGHYGVAAYILSNFLSSSPFLVAIAFASGSITYFMVKFRNGFSHFAYFTISLYASIAVIESLMMIVASLVPNFLMGIITGAGIIGIMMMTAGFFRLLPDLPKPVWRYPVSLISYGSWALQGNYKNDLIGLKFDPLIPGDPKLSGEYIIENIFGISLNRSKWIDLMAIFVLLISYRITFFLILKLREKISSVFRMIYLRATLKQTMKPKRRTMSFSSRHSTEHPMALGEGLSSPLP